TCCAGCTCGCCCTGGCGATAGGCATAGCCCACCTCTTCCTGGGCTACACCCTTGGCTTCGTGGTCAAGTTCAAGAACGGCGACAGGAAGGGGGCGGTGCTCGATCAGTTCTCATGGATGCTCATAATACTTGGAATAGTCACCCTAGTGCTCGGAAGCGGCAGCCCGAGCGCCGGAACGGTTGGCAAGGCCCTCTTCGGATTCGGCCTGGTGCTCTTCGCGATAGGGGAGATAGTCAACAACGGCGGGCTGGCGGTGCTGCTGATAATCTCGGACTTCTTCGGCTTCGTGGGAAGCTGGCTCAGCTACGCGAGGCTGATGGCGCTGGCCCTGGCGACGGCAGGAATAGCAATGGTCATCAACATCCTCGTGCAGATGGTCTGGGGCATAAGCATAGGCCCCGTTCCGATAGGAATGGTCATAGGTCTCATACTCTTTGCCGGCGGCCAGCTGTTTTCGGTCGCCATCAACGCCCTCGGAGCGTTCGTCCACTCGCTCCGTCTCCAGTACGTTGAATTTTTCGGTACGTTCTATTCAGGTGAAGGTAAACCCTTCGAGCCCTTCAGGGCAAAAAGAGAAGTTTCCGAGTTGGAGTTTGAAGCTTGAGGAGGTGTATGGAAGATGGACCCGATAGTTTACGTATCCCTTGGAGCCGCCCTTGCGGCCGGTCTCGCCGGAGCCGCTTCGGCCTTCGGTGTTGGTATAGCAGGTGCAGCAGCGGCAGGAGTCGTCGCCGAGGATGAGAAGAACTTCAAGAACGCCCTCATCCTTGAGGGTCTGCCAATGACCCAGAGTATATACGGCCTCATTACCCTGTTCCTCATCCTGATGGTCTCGGGAATCCTCGGTGGCGGCTTCAAGTTCACCGACCCGACCAACATGGACAACATCGTTAAGAGCGCCATACTCCTCGGTGCCGGTCTCGTGGTTGGCCTCACCGGCCTCTCGGCCATCCCGCAGGGTATCATCGCCAGCGCCGGTATCGGTGCCGTCGCCAAGAACCCGAAGACCTTCACCCAGGGAATCATCTTCGCCGCTATGGCCGAGACCATGGCCATCTTCGGTCTCGTCGGAGCCCTGATCATGATAGTTACCGGAGTCGGCTTCTGACTCCGTCCAAAACTTTCTTTATGGCAGCGAGGAGGAAGGAGGATGGATGGAGCAGAGCTGATCATTCAGGAGATAAACAGGGAAGCGGAGCAGAAGATACAGTACATCCTCAGTGAGGCCCAGAAGGAAGCGGAGCAGATCAGGGAGGAAGCGAGGAAGAGGGCCGAGGCCAGGGCAGAGTGGATAATGAGGAAGGCCCAGACTCAGGCAGAGATAGAGAAGCAGAGGATAATAGCCAACGCCCGCCTCGAGGTCAGGAAAAAGAGGCTCGCCGTTCAGGAGGAGCTCATCCAGGAGGTCATTACCGCGCTTCGTGAGAGGCTTGCGGAGCTTCCCGACGAGGAGTACTTCCCGATGCTCGTTGACCTTGCGGTTCAGGCGGTTGGGGAGCTCGGTTCCGAGAGCGTCGTCGTTCGCTCCAACGAGAGGACTCTGAAGCTCCTCTCAGAGAGGGCCGATGAGTTCAGAAAAGCCCTCGGCGAGAGGCTCGGCAGGGAGATTGAGGTGAGCCTCGGGGAGCCGGTCGGCACCATAGGCGGCCTCGTCGTTGAGACCCCCGACGGCGCCGTCAGGGTTGACAATACCTTCGAGGCCAGGATAGAGAGGTTTGAAGGCGAGCTCAGGGCGGAAATAGCCAAGGCTCTCTTCGGGTGAGGGCGATGGAACCAGGAGCGGTGAGCGGAATACTGGACACTACCCTTGCAGTGGTGTTCACGTGGGTAGGATACAAAACGGCCAGGATAATCTGGAAGTACACCCCCTACTCTTATCCCAACGCCAGGATAAGGGCGATGGAGGCGAAGCTCCTCACCGAGCAGAGGTTCAACGAGCTGGCGGAGAGCAGGACGCTCCAGAACTTCGTCGTCGGTCTTGAGGACACCGACTACAGGGATTACTTCGCCGATCTCTCCAGCTACGACGTTGAATCCATAGAGAGGGCCCTGGAGAGAGCCCTGGCCGGAACCTATGAGCTGATGATTAAAATCCTCCCGAAGAGGTCCGCCCCCTTCTTCAGGCTCATGCTTGAGGAGTGGGACGTCA
The window above is part of the Thermococcus sp. JdF3 genome. Proteins encoded here:
- a CDS encoding V-type ATP synthase subunit K (produces ATP from ADP in the presence of a proton gradient across the membrane; the K subunit is a nonenzymatic component which binds the dimeric form by interacting with the G and E subunits) codes for the protein MDPIVYVSLGAALAAGLAGAASAFGVGIAGAAAAGVVAEDEKNFKNALILEGLPMTQSIYGLITLFLILMVSGILGGGFKFTDPTNMDNIVKSAILLGAGLVVGLTGLSAIPQGIIASAGIGAVAKNPKTFTQGIIFAAMAETMAIFGLVGALIMIVTGVGF
- a CDS encoding V-type ATP synthase subunit E, with product MDGAELIIQEINREAEQKIQYILSEAQKEAEQIREEARKRAEARAEWIMRKAQTQAEIEKQRIIANARLEVRKKRLAVQEELIQEVITALRERLAELPDEEYFPMLVDLAVQAVGELGSESVVVRSNERTLKLLSERADEFRKALGERLGREIEVSLGEPVGTIGGLVVETPDGAVRVDNTFEARIERFEGELRAEIAKALFG